One Magnolia sinica isolate HGM2019 chromosome 2, MsV1, whole genome shotgun sequence genomic window, GGTACGCCTATCCTTCTGCAGAGAAATTGCGAGATGGTCCTTCTTGATATCTATGTTCGTCAGCTTCCAAAGGATGTCAGCTAACATTAGCTCCTGATTGGTTGACGATTCCTGCAGACGCCCAATCTCAGCCTCATGATCATCAACTCGGGATTTCACCATTGCCGAaggtggctctgataccactctGGTAAGTACCTAACCAATATGGCAAAagccccaggactgatggaacgtGTCAAGTTAGGCTAATAAACCCTTGGGATCGTAACACTGCGACCCACCTCCAATGGGTCCTGCGAGTTAAACGGTCTGGATTGAGTTGATGTGGGGTTGTCCCATCTAGAGAACCCGTATTCCCCATCAAACATGGGATGATAGCAACCATCTCGTCGTGGAACGGATATTCAGAAACCCTAACTCGACTCATTTCAGTTGTTCTTTGGTTTTTCTgagtcaaagaaaagaaaaacatgcCCTAGTTTTCTGTAAACTCGCTTTCTCTCTTGGGAGGGAAGGAAGAAACGCATAATCAAATCCCCATGGGATTAATTAAAACTAATTACGTAATTAGAAGAGGGCGATTAAAGGCGGATTAAGGAGATGACTGACCTAATTCCCGTGGATCGCATGCCGATTCCATGGCCTCTATCTCTTTCGCGCCttccatctccttctctctcgaTCGATCCTGACGTTTGATCACGTGCGATCCACGTGAGGCACGGTGAGTACAGGGATCGCGCGCCTCCTTTATAAGATGTTTGTATTCTGTCTGCGAGGCCCACCGCTACCGACGCTGTCAGTGGCCACTGGCTACTGGagggtgctctgtaggcccctccatgatgtttgtgttttatccaaactgtccatacattttttcatattatttcagGGCACTAgcctaaaaaattgaggcagatctagaTCTCACgtcaaccacaccataggaaagtggtgattgaacgcccactactaaaaacttctcgggccaacaaaagttttagatgaagctgatatttttatctaGTTAGGTAGCAAATAAACTTTCTGGTAGGCTTTAGAAtgcttttaacggtgggcgtccaatcaccgttgttttctattggcgtggtccacttgaaatttggatccgtatcgtttttgggctcattccctgaaatgatccgaaaaaacaggtggacagcgtgaataaaacacatgcatcatgatgggcttaCAGAGCACTATCCAGAAGACACCACCCTACTGGCCCTACtggcagcgtcagtaggcaatccctGTCTACCGTAAACTCTGTTCGCCATTTCGAGCCATATCATGTTCAGACGTGAACCAAAAATAGCGctggtccaaaactcaggtgggccacacgagataGAGAAGTGGGGAAGGGATCGCTACCTCTAATactttttgggggccaccatAGTTGTGGTACAGACAGATATTTGGTTTTCCCTTCGTCCCAGTGGGACTCGCCTTATGGATGGGTTGGACCCACTGTTCCCCgcggtgtgacccacttgagtctggatcagccttatttttgggctcacgcgTTAAAATGATCTCGACCGTCCACACACGTCCGGATATAACGACGGGTCAGATGGATCTTTGCTTGGGCTCCTTACAATTGCCGCAGAACACTCACGTCCTCGTGCCTGTGACTCCAACCCATCCACTTGATTCAATGTGGCATACGTGTGCAATATTCCTGCCTCAAGGTTTGTTTACAGCATTTCTCGTGCGTTGGCtgatcaggaccgttgatcttgtgggccaccatataGATGGGCTATAGGTGACAATTTTCGACATCTGTTCTTATCAATTATCATTCATGCTGAAGgccactgattggatggctagAGAACCTATGGTCCATGATTTACGAGATATGGCCTACTCATGCAGTGGGCCACCGGATCACCACATGTGAAAGCGTAATGCGAGGGGGGAGAATTTTTAGACTAGCCACGATTGGAAAGCGTAGTTAGGATGGTTGATTGAGTGGGCCTGATGTAGCCCAGCTCGCAGTTAGGATGGTTGATTTAGTGGGCCCGATGTGGGCTAATCCCTGACCAAGaatgggacgcggtttggctagtgacgctgccaccagccaggtggctagtggtcagtgctatgtggaccgcaccatgatgtatgtgttttatccacaccgtccatccattttgaaaagtaattttagggtttgatcccaaaaatggaatatatataaatatcaggtggaccacaatatgggaaaacagtagtgattgaattttcaccattaaaaacttattagggctcactataatggttatttgacatctaacttgttgattaggtcatacagacttggatggagggaaagtatatatatcagcttgatccaaaacttttgtggtccccaagaagtttttaatggtaggcgttcaatcaacactttgcggtccacttgggatttggatcaacctcatttttgagctcatatcatAGAATAAtatggaagaacggatggacggggatgatttctcacaaacatcgcggtgggccccacctaagttcacagcgcaggaacttcctctgCGTCCCAAATACATAGGGAAGACTGCACAATCGCCCCCATTCAACGATGAACGATCATCAAGTCACACGTTCATGATCGGATGATTCGCACGATTCTTGAGCTATGGTGATCCGTACATGGGCCTAGCTGATGAACTGTCATGATCTCCTGCTGACCCACTGAAATGTgccaataaaaaaaatacaaggaTAGGATCAAATAAATCTTCTTTCTTCCCCATAACGGTAATGCAGGGAAATCCGCTGACGAAATGCTTCGGTGGATAACGTACAGTAAGTTTCACCCTCCATCTGTTCGAAGAAATGTCCATACGGCTTATGCATTAAAAGCCATGGATACCATGGCCATTGAGGAAGAAATATACTCCCATCTCCTGCAAAGATGTGCTCAAACGTCCAACTTAGACTACGGCCAAGCAATCCATGCCAAGCTCATCAAaacatttcttctttcttccacaTTCCTACACAACCACCTCCTCAACATGTACTGCAAATGCGGAGCCCTCGCCAAAGGCCACCAACTGTTCGAAGAAATGCCCGAGCGGAACGTTGTGTCTTGGTCTGCCATCATTGCGGGCTTCGTTCAACACAACCACCCTAAAGAAGCCATATCCATCTTCCGGCAAATGCAAAAGGAGGGCGTAGAACCCAATGAATTCACCCTTGTTAGTGCTCTCAACGCTTGCTCTCTCTTCGAGGATACGACTCAGGCATACCAAATATACGCGCTGGTCATTCGTTCTGGCTTTGAATCGAACGTGTTCTTGACGAACGCGTTCCTCACTGCTCTGACCCGGCATGGGAAACTGACGGAAGCTAAGGAATTATTCGAGAAATGTCGAGAGAAGGATATCGTTTCTTGGAATGCGATGATGGCGGGGTACCTGCAATTTTCTTACTCGGATGTCTGGGGCTTTTGGTGTAGGATGAATCGCGAGGGAGTGAGGCCTGATAAATTCACCTTCGCGAGTGTCCTCACGGGCTTAGCTGCTCTTTCGAGCATGAACAATGGCTTGCAAGTCCACGCTCAGCTCGTTAAGTACGGGCATGGAGACGACATTTGCGTGGGGAACGCTTTAGTCGACATGTACTTAAAGAATAGGAGTTTGATCGgtggttcaaaagcgtttgacgaAATGCCAGAGAAAGATGTGGTTTCATGGACCCAGATGGCATCGGGATGCCTACTATGTGGGGAACCGTCACAAGCTCTCAAAATCATTGAACAGATGAAGCTGATTGGGGTTAAGCCCAATAAATTCACACTAGCAACCGCCCTAAATGCTTGTGCGAGCTTGGCTTCTATAGAGGAAGGAAAGAAAGCGCATAGTTTCAGGATCAAACTAGGGAACAGCATGGATGCCTGCGTTGATAACGCGCTTCTTGATATGTATGCAAAATGCGGATGCATGGATGGCGCGTCGGGGGTTTTTCGGTCGATGACCGATCGGTCCGTCATTACATGGACGACAATGATCATGGGGTTTGCACAGAACGGCCGTGCCAGTGATGCTTTGAGGATTTTCGATAAGATGAGGGTAGCGTCTGTGGAGCCGAATTACATCACATTCATCTGTGTTTTATATGCGTGTAGTCAAGGAGGGTTCGTTGAAGAAGGGTGGGAGTACTTCTCATCCATGGCCCGCGATCATAGCATCTCGCCAGGAGAAGATCACTATGCTTGTATGGTGGATCTCCTTGGCAAGGCAGGCCAGATTGCGGAAGCTGAGGCTCTGATACAGAGCATGCCTTTTCAACCCGGCGTGCTGGTGTGGCAAACGTTGCTTGGGGCCTGTCGGGTTCATGGGGACCTAGAGACCGGCAAGCGAGCCGCGGAGAATGCCCTCGCTCTGGACAAGCTCGATCCGTCGACTTACGTATTGTTATCGAACATGCATGCAGATTCTAATAATTGGGATGGTGTGAGGGAGTTGAGAAAACTGATGGGGAATAGAGAAGTGAAGAAAATGCCTGGGTGTAGCTGGATCGAGGTAGCGGGCCATAGCATTCCGCTTCGATTGCATCATGGAGGATGCATAGAGTAGGATTGAAGATTATTcatatgaacatgatggattcaACCACCAACATGTCACTTTCAAGGAGATAGAAATGGGTTTTCTTTCTGGGTGGGAGGAATCTGCTTCTTTAACTCCACGCCAGATATCCTTGAATAGAGGATCCAGTTCACCATGACATTGCTGCAAATGTGGAATGCATGGATGAGATTGAAACTGTTCGAATGGGGCATATACCAAAAACCACATTCTCATACAAATGGAGACGGATTGACATAAACCATCAATGATTCTGGAGAAGGCtcattaattggatggtcaggatagtccaatcatgtgtgcatgtgtacggTACAGATTCACATTGGATCACTCCTTGAGTGAATTGGAGGTGCGGCCGTTGCTGGAGTGCAGATGGAGAATTGGATATCAGCATACTTCAGGATGTAGGGAAAGCATCTGCTTTGGGAAACACATGCCGACCGAACAATCCTCACCGATGGTGTGGATATGGTTGAAGGTGAAATgtgtgagatctgggccattcatccggCAGTGACCGTTGAGAACATGCCCGAGGCTAAGAATTTGATCGGTtacattgtgttttttttttgtgttgtggAGCAATGGTGTTTTCATTTGGACAtgccaatccagaccgtccaattagtgggtcccacaatgtaaatggtttggattcaTGTACATGTGCGGGAAGTGTTGGATTAGCTGTGCATGTGAATGGGGAGAATTCATGTTCTTTTGTGATCACTTGCTCCCAAGTCCCAACCAGATGGAATGGGCCATCATGGCACCATTTACGGTTATGCATGCATTGCACAGTTAGGGTCCTCGGGGCCGTTGATATTGTAGTCCATTATGGGGACGGATGAAGCAAATATTGCTGTGGTTAGACAACTCTTTATCGGAGTGCATAACATTTGCCCATTGAAAATTGGAATATTATTTCTTTTTCTGTACTATCTTCCCGTTCATCTTTATATTGTAGAATAAACGCATAGTCTATACATCACTGATAGAGATTATATTTTAATCTCAAAGGAGTGTCTAATTGGGAAAACACACCCGTAGACACACCTATTGCTGTGATTTTGCTGAAAATGAGTTTTAGTCTTTCTCACCTTACATCTTTAAGAAAACCTCTCAATAGAGCTAGAGTTTTCTCTTTTATGAGGTGAAAGAGACCAAGACATGTATATATAGGAAGAGTGTTAGATAatcttacccatcacacttctctctTATAAGGTCTTTACACCATAGGTTTTCATATTCGTCTTAATAACCGTGTATAGGGATATCTCTTAAATTCGGGTACCTCAAAGTTCTAACGTACCTACGCACCTGGAAATAGACATAGGTCCTTGAATTTACTGAAAGGAGATCAATCCCTTACTATATGTGAAGCTGGTTTTGCATGATTTAGAGTTACTCTCGCAACTCTTCTATTTCTGCGCGATTTGTTTGAGGGACTGACGTCTCTCGCAGCAATGCTCGTCCACTTCTTCAATGGAGTAATCGATTCCTTCGATCTTATGGCTCTTGTTAGGGCGAACTTGTTGGAATGTAACTGTGTTCTCATGTGCgaagaattgaaaattgaaaagtaCTCACGATCAATGGAGGCTAAGATGCTGGAAAGTGATTCCCTTGTTTAGTATTTGCCACGTTGTAGTAATCGAACTGGGCTTAACATTGACCCTCATTATAGGCATTCGCCAGTGCTACTCCAGGGCGTTCAATCGAAGAAGTTGTTTTCTTGAAATTGATTTGATATCTTTATTGTGGGAAGTGCTGGAAATTGACTAAAGACACTGTTTGCAAGATCTGTTTGAAATTGAACCGGAAATTGATTGGAGGTCTCGGCTACAAGGCTATCCTAAAATTGACTGGAGACTCTGTTTGTAGGATCGGTTTGAAACTATGCTGGATATTGATTGAAAGTCCTTGTTGTAGGATTGGTTTGAAACTATGATGAAAATTGACTGGAGATCCTGTTTACAAGATTGATTTGAAATTAAGCTGAAAATTGACTAGAAATCCCGATTGTGGTattggtttgaaactgagttggaAATTGATAGGACACCTCGGCTGCAAATCTATCTTGAAATTGAATGGGGATTTTGGTTTTGGGACTGCTTTGAGATTGACTTCGACTATATGAGGGTATTAAAAAAGGTGCCCCATGGTCTAGGGTTAAGCTGGCTAGTGTTGGTGGTCCTGTGTGGAGTCTAACGATTTATGCTTAATTTGATTTGGAGGGTGAGAAAAGCCTGTGATTTACTTGTTATTGTTGATGAACTAGACCAACTTGGTTATTAGCCATGGCAACTTATGCTTGCATGAATTGTCAGAATATGTCTTGCATTGTTTTCATGCCTTGTGCCAATTCATAAATGTAGGCCATTGGTGTGACTTCTGCCTGTTGTGGTTGAGCAGGTTATGCTTCTATGAGATTGAGAGTATGGAAGGATTGAATATCTTCTTAATGGTGACCCATTGCTGCTTGGGATCTAGTGTGGATTATGCTAAGATAAGGGAGACTTTTTCGAGGACGCCCAATTCTTGGAAGtgcaatttttagattttttaaaatataaatgcaTATGCATATGTAGGTGTAGATGTGCAAGAACATGTATTCTTCAAGgattcataaaatcttattttatAAGTCAGGTCATGACCAATGTAGATACTTCATCTCCAATGGAGTCACCGTTCCGTGCACGTTGGATGGTGAATTTTCCAAAGGTATAGCAGATCTACCATCTTCCTTCCACTAGTTGCATCTCTTGTTTACCCTCGTAGGTCATGTGATGAATGGGTAAGCCACATTCAGCAAGCCCAACTTTATGGTATACGGATGGCGGGGAGCCCTTTTCAGCCAGCGGAGGAGACTAAGAGACACAGCAAACGTGTGCATGTCCAAGATCCGCCCCATTGATCAGAAGCCTCTTTTGCCATGGCCTGATGGGCCACGTGCGTACTATGGAAATGGATGGCTTAGAAAAGCCTTCATTCAAGCGCACATGTGAAATCTGCTCGATGGTTGGCCAATCCGATTCGTGGCCCGGGTATGCTGTCTGTGCGCCGCCCAAACCACGAGCCTGGGTCACGCGCACGCCTCCGATGTGGGCACTTGGGGCGGGTATCTCGTGGTGATCGCTGTAGAACAAGTTCGTATTGGGACGTGAATTTCCTACACCCGTGCAACAcaaagctccgtggggcccaccgtggtgatATGTGTCTgacattcactccgtccatcatctgcgccagctcatgttaggctACTAAATTAAGAACCACatccatccaa contains:
- the LOC131236825 gene encoding pentatricopeptide repeat-containing protein At2g13600-like, which produces MLRWITYSKFHPPSVRRNVHTAYALKAMDTMAIEEEIYSHLLQRCAQTSNLDYGQAIHAKLIKTFLLSSTFLHNHLLNMYCKCGALAKGHQLFEEMPERNVVSWSAIIAGFVQHNHPKEAISIFRQMQKEGVEPNEFTLVSALNACSLFEDTTQAYQIYALVIRSGFESNVFLTNAFLTALTRHGKLTEAKELFEKCREKDIVSWNAMMAGYLQFSYSDVWGFWCRMNREGVRPDKFTFASVLTGLAALSSMNNGLQVHAQLVKYGHGDDICVGNALVDMYLKNRSLIGGSKAFDEMPEKDVVSWTQMASGCLLCGEPSQALKIIEQMKLIGVKPNKFTLATALNACASLASIEEGKKAHSFRIKLGNSMDACVDNALLDMYAKCGCMDGASGVFRSMTDRSVITWTTMIMGFAQNGRASDALRIFDKMRVASVEPNYITFICVLYACSQGGFVEEGWEYFSSMARDHSISPGEDHYACMVDLLGKAGQIAEAEALIQSMPFQPGVLVWQTLLGACRVHGDLETGKRAAENALALDKLDPSTYVLLSNMHADSNNWDGVRELRKLMGNREVKKMPGCSWIEVAGHSIPLRLHHGGCIE